In Serratia marcescens subsp. marcescens ATCC 13880, a single genomic region encodes these proteins:
- a CDS encoding alpha/beta hydrolase: MRVATGMLSVLALWSGLAMAQSAALTLPREDGSSIHYYLDAAVPGQSSAALLVILQGSDCNSVRHIRLVTPMRQVLPAADLLTVEKYGIDDTLPYREEVPRQDCPDAFVQHDTPQRRVSDVTRVLQAVIARNGYQKVVVLGGSEGAVIASLVTASSGLVDATLAFSGGGRWFIDDVRHSVADAPKEEKAGLNAFLQQVLTAPPFPLNASDHGYGWWHGMLNIDQLATLRSIKTPVLIVQGDQDRAVSPGAVGKMIAELRADGKTNITYLNYPALDHVMRRENGESEMTRVVADMRAWLEKQLR; the protein is encoded by the coding sequence ATGAGAGTGGCGACAGGCATGCTGAGCGTATTGGCGCTGTGGAGCGGGCTGGCGATGGCGCAATCTGCAGCGCTGACGCTGCCGCGGGAGGATGGTTCGAGTATTCATTACTATCTGGACGCTGCGGTGCCCGGGCAATCGTCGGCGGCGCTGTTGGTGATCCTGCAAGGTTCGGATTGCAACAGCGTGCGGCATATCCGCCTGGTCACGCCGATGCGGCAGGTGTTACCCGCCGCAGACCTGCTGACGGTGGAGAAATACGGCATCGACGACACCTTGCCGTACCGCGAAGAGGTGCCGCGGCAGGATTGCCCGGACGCTTTCGTGCAGCATGATACGCCGCAGCGGCGGGTGAGCGATGTCACCCGGGTGTTGCAGGCGGTGATTGCGCGCAACGGCTATCAAAAGGTTGTGGTGCTGGGGGGCAGCGAAGGGGCGGTGATCGCCAGTTTGGTGACGGCCTCCTCGGGCCTGGTTGACGCTACCCTGGCGTTCAGCGGCGGCGGACGCTGGTTTATCGACGACGTGCGCCACAGCGTGGCCGACGCGCCAAAAGAAGAGAAAGCCGGGTTGAACGCATTTTTACAGCAGGTGCTGACAGCGCCGCCGTTCCCCCTGAACGCCAGTGACCATGGCTATGGCTGGTGGCATGGCATGCTGAACATCGATCAGCTTGCCACCCTGCGCAGCATCAAGACGCCGGTGCTGATCGTGCAGGGTGACCAGGATCGCGCCGTTTCGCCGGGGGCGGTCGGGAAAATGATCGCCGAGCTGCGGGCCGACGGCAAAACGAATATCACTTACCTGAATTATCCGGCTTTAGACCATGTGATGCGGCGCGAAAATGGCGAGAGTGAAATGACGCGGGTGGTGGCGGATATGCGCGCGTGGCTGGAGAAGCAGCTGCGCTGA